From Drosophila subpulchrella strain 33 F10 #4 breed RU33 unplaced genomic scaffold, RU_Dsub_v1.1 Primary Assembly Seq354, whole genome shotgun sequence, the proteins below share one genomic window:
- the LOC119560000 gene encoding DNA polymerase alpha catalytic subunit, which produces MSESPSGPRVKRQRIDKNGRFAAMERLRQLKGTKNKCQVEDQVDDVYDVVDEREYAKRAQEKYGDDWIEEDGTGYAEDLRDFFEDEDEYSDGEEDRKDSKKKKGVAPIGKKRPREAEKPAKGKASIKNLFSNAVPKKADIKNSVKDDDILADILGEMKEEPAETSEKVEKVIAPAKIAVASRKSDAAAAKEYMNSFLNNIKVQEQERKKAEASSDHEMLERILKPKAAVPNTKVAFFSTPEIKKEPLPEKTPAKDTKDDPFSDNEMDFSCLDEDENQFDVEKEQPKEKVSQTKTSAKKTTEVKEAEKVSPKKGTTGSPKENEQEDMSRLLNNWESICQMDDDFEKSVITTEQESPISSDKQLRFWYWEAWEDPIKLPGEVFLFGRTADGKSVCVRVQNINRVLYLLPRQFLLDPISKEPTKQMVTVADIYKEFDSEVASELKLESFRSRKVTKSFAHHAIGIEVPQTCDYLEVHYDGKKPLPNLSASKKYNSIAHIFGATTNALERFLLERKIKGPCWLQVSGFKVSPAPMSWCKTEVTLSEPKNVELVQDKGKPAPPPPLTLLALNVRTSMNPKTSRNEICMISMLTHNRFHIDRPAPQPAFNRHMCALTRPAVVSWPLDLNFEIAKYKSTKIYKHDSERALLSWFLAQYQQIDADLIVTFDSMDCQLNVITDQIVALKIPQWSRMGRLRMTQSFGKRLLDHFVGRMVCDVKRSAEECIRARSYDLQTLCKQVLKLKESERMEVNADDLLEMYEKGESITKLISLTMQDNSYLLRLMCELNIMPLALQITNICGNTMTRTLQGGRSERNEFLLLHAFHEKNYIVPDKKPTSKRGAAGDLEATLSGADATLPAKKKAAYAGGLVLEPMRGLYEKFVLLMDFNSLYPSIIQEYNICFTTVQQPVDADELPTLPDSKTEAGILPLQLKRLVESRKEVKKLMAAPDLSPELQMQYHIRQMALKLTANSMYGCLGFAHSRFFAQHLAALVTHKGREILTNTQQLVQKLNYDVVYGDTDSLMINTNITDYDQVYKIGHSIKQSVNKLYKQLELDIDGVFGCLLLLKKKKYAAVKLSKDSKGNLKREQEHKGLDIVRRDWSQLAVMVGKAVLDEVLAEKPLEEKLDAVHAQLEKIKNQINEGAVPLPLFVITKQLTRAPQEYANSASLPHVQVALRMNRERNRRYKKGDMVDYVICLDGTTNAAMQRAYHLDELKSSEEKKLQLDTNYYLGHQVHPVVTRMVEVLEGTDASRIAECLGMDPSKFRQNAQRVQRDNTEQSEGESLLKTTLQLYRLCEPFRFQCIACKTEQLIASAYRPGPSSSHISVLQQCANSECQTAPVQYLASVRNQLQLSIRRYVQRFYKNWLVCDHPDCNYNTRTHTLRKEMRRPLCQKCRSGSLLRQYTERDLYNQLCYLRFMFDLGKQQLQQKPTLTPELEQAYQLLYETVDQQLQSSSYVIISLRKLFDRTLALMSLQPPRPRPHNELIASTLADVV; this is translated from the exons ATGTCCGAATCACCTT CTGGTCCGCGCGTCAAGCGGCAGCGAATAGACAAGAATGGGAGGTTCGCCGCCATGGAGCGACTGCGTCAGCTGAAGGGAACCAAGAACAAATGCCAGGTGGAAGACCAGGTAGACGATGTATACGATGTGGTGGATGAGCGGGAGTACGCCAAGCGGGCGCAGGAAAAGTACGGTGATGATTGGATCGAAGAGG ATGGCACTGGCTACGCAGAAGATCTTCGGGACTTCTTCGAGGACGAAGATGAGTACTCCGATGGCGAAGAGGATCGAAAAGACTCCAAGAAAAAGAAGGGCGTTGCGCCCATCGGCAAAAAGAGACCCCGGGAAGCTGAAAAACCAGCAAAAGGAAAGGCCTCTATCAAGAATCTCTTCAGCAATGCGGTGCCCAAGAAGGCGGACATCAAAAACAGCGTGAAAGATGATGATATTCTGGCTGACATTTTGGGAGAAATGAAAGAAGAGCCTGCAGAGACTTCAGAAAAAGTGGAAAAGGTTATAGCGCCGGCGAAAATAGCAGTTGCCTCGAGAAAGTCGGACGCCGCTGCTGCCAAGGAGTACATGAATAGTTTCCTTAACAATATCAAAGTTCAGGAGCAGGAACGTAAGAAAGCGGAGGCCAGCAGTGACCACGAAATGCTGGAACGCATCCTGAAACCCAAGGCAGCAGTTCCGAACACAAAGGTGGCCTTCTTCTCCACTCCTGAGATTAAAAAGGAACCTTTGCCCGAGAAGACACCTGCCAAAGACACTAAAGACGATCCCTTCTCCGACAACGAAATGGATTTCAGCTGTCTagatgaagatgaaaaccAATTCGATGTAGAGAAGGAGCAGCCCAAGGAGAAGGTATCCCAAACTAAAACATCAGCTAAAAAGACAACTGAAGTAAAAGAAGCCGAAAAAGTATCTCCCAAAAAAGGGACAACTGGTTCCCCAAAGGAAAATGAACAGGAGGACATGAGCAGGCTGCTGAACAACTGGGAGTCCATCTGCCAAATGGACGACGACTTTGAAAAATCCGTTATCACCACCGAACAGGAGTCGCCAATCTCGTCCGATAAACAGCTGCGCTTCTGGTACTGGGAGGCATGGGAGGATCCAATAAAGCTGCCTGGCGAGGTCTTCCTCTTTGGACGCACTGCCGATGGAAAGTCCGTCTGTGTGCGGGTGCAAAACATCAACCGAGTCCTGTATCTGCTTCCCCGCCAATTT CTATTGGACCCCATTTCGAAGGAGCCCACCAAACAAATGGTGACCGTGGCAGATATCTACAAGGAGTTTGACAGCGAGGTGGCCAGCGAATTAAAACTGGAATCCTTCCGCTCCCGCAAGGTGACCAAGAGTTTCGCCCACCACGCCATCGGCATTGAAGTTCCCCAAACTTGCGACTACTTGGAAGTGCACTACGATGGCAAGAAACCTCTGCCCAATTTATCGGCTAGCAAGAAATACAATTCCATAGCGCATATTTTCGGTGCCACCACCAATGCCTTGGAACGTTTCCTCCTGGAACGGAAAATCAAGGGACCCTGCTGGTTGCAGGTGAGTGGATTCAAGGTGAGCCCTGCTCCCATGAGTTGGTGCAAAACTGAGGTCACCTTGTCAGAGCCGAAGAACGTGGAACTGGTGCAAGACAAGGGCAAACCAGCGCCACCACCACCTCTGACTCTACTAGCACTCAATGTCCGCACCTCGATGAATCCCAAAACGTCAAGAAATGAGATATGCATGATTTCGATGCTGACCCACAATCGATTCCACATCGATCGTCCTGCACCACAGCCCGCTTTCAATCGTCATATGTGTGCTTTAACCCGGCCAGCGGTGGTTAGTTGGCCCTTGGACTTGAACTTTGAGATAGCCAAATATAAATCcaccaaaatatataaacacgaTTCGGAGAGAGCCCTTTTAAGTTGGTTCTTAGCCCAGTACCAACAAATAGACGCTGATCTCATTGTAACCTTTGACTCCATGGATTGTCAGCTGAATGTTATTACTGATCAAATTGTGGCCTTGAAGATCCCTCAATGGTCACGAATGGGGCGCCTGAGGATGACTCAGTCGTTTGGCAAGCGTTTACTGGATCACTTTGTGGGCAGAATGGTTTGTGATGTGAAGCGTTCAGCGGAGGAGTGTATAAGAGCCAGATCCTATGATCTTCAGACCCTATGCAAGCAAGTTTTAAAGCTCAAGGAATCTGAGAGAATGGAAGTGAATGCCGATGATCTTCTAGAGATGTATGAAAAGGGAGAAAGCATCACCAAGCTCATATCCCTCACGATGCAGGATAATTCCTACTTGCTAAGGCTGATGTGTGAGCTTAATATAATGCCACTGGCTTTGCAAATTACCAATATTTGTGGCAACACCATGACCAGGACCCTTCAAGGAGGTCGCTCTGAACGAAATGAGTTCCTGCTGCTGCATGCTTTCCATGAGAAGAACTACATAGTTCCGGATAAAAAGCCGACTTCCAAGCGTGGTGCGGCTGGAGATCTAGAGGCGACACTTTCTGGCGCTGATGCTACTTTGCCAGCCAAGAAAAAGGCTGCCTATGCTGGTGGTTTGGTGTTGGAACCCATGCGGGGTCTCTACGAAAAGTTTGTTCTGCTGATGGATTTCAACTCCCTGTATCCAAGCATCATTCAGGAGTACAACATATGCTTCACCACTGTCCAACAACCTGTGGATGCAGACGAACTGCCCACTCTTCCAGATTCGAAAACAGAAGCTGGTATATTACCCCTTCAGTTGAAACGTTTGGTGGAATCGCGAAAGGAGGTGAAAAAGCTAATGGCAGCGCCGGATCTTTCTCCTGAACTCCAGATGCAGTACCACATTCGACAGATGGCTCTGAAGCTAACTGCCAACTCTATGTATGGTTGCTTGGGATTTGCCCATTCCCGCTTCTTTGCCCAACACTTGGCTGCTCTAGTTACCCACAAGGGCAGAGAAATCCTAACAAATACCCAACAACTCGTACAAAAATTGAACTACGACGTGGTTTATGGCGACACAGATTCCCTTATGATCAATACCAACATAACAGACTACGATCAGGTCTACAAGATTGGTCACAGCATCAAGCAGAGTGTAAATAAACTGTACAAGCAGCTGGAGTTGGACATTGATGGAGTCTTTGGCTGTTTGCTGTTGCTGAAGAAGAAAAAATATGCTGCTGTTAAGTTGAGCAAGGACTCCAAGGGTAACCTGAAACGGGAACAGGAACACAAGGGTCTGGATATAGTTCGTCGAGATTGGTCCCAGCTGGCGGTGATGGTGGGAAAAGCTGTGCTCGATGAAGTACTGGCCGAAAAACCGCTGGAGGAAAAACTCGATGCAGTACATGCCCAACtggaaaaaatcaaaaatcaaataaacgAGGGTGCAGTACCTCTACCCCTGTTTGTCATCACCAAGCAGCTTACTCGAGCCCCCCAGGAATATGCCAATAGCGCTTCACTACCCCACGTCCAGGTGGCTCTTCGCATGAATCGGGAGCGCAACAGGCGGTACAAGAAGGGCGACATGGTGGACTATGTGATCTGTTTGGATGGCACCACAAATGCTGCAATGCAGCGAGCCTACCATTTGGATGAGCTCAAGAGTAGCGAGGAAAAGAAGCTCCAGCTGGACACGAACTACTACCTGGGACATCAGGTACATCCGGTGGTCACGCGCATGGTTGAGGTGCTAGAGGGAACCGACGCGAGTCGCATCGCCGAGTGCCTGGGCATGGATCCCAGCAAGTTCCGACAGAATGCCCAGAG AGTCCAGCGAGATAATACGGAGCAGTCGGAGGGTGAATCCCTGCTTAAGACGACCCTACAGTTGTACCGCCTCTGCGAACCGTTCCGCTTCCAGTGCATAGCCTGCAAGACGGAGCAGCTGATAGCCAGCGCCTACCGCCCGGGACCCAGCAGTTCGCACATCTCCGTGCTCCAACAATGCGCGAATTCCGAGTGCCAAACGGCACCGGTTCAGTACCTGGCCAGCGTCCGCAATCAGTTGCAACTTTCCATTCGGCGCTATGTGCAACGATTCTACAAAAATTGGCTGGTCTGCGATCATCCGGATTGCAATTACAACACCCGCACTCACACTTTGAGGAAGGAGATGCGCCGACCGCTGTGCCAAAAGTGCCGGAGCGGCAGCCTGCTGCGTCAGTATACGGAGCGGGACCTGTACAATCAGCTCTGCTACCTGCGTTTCATGTTTGACCTTGGcaagcagcagctgcagcaaaAAC CTACACTAACGCCGGAGCTGGAGCAGGCCTACCAGCTTCTTTACGAGACTGTGGACCAGCAGCTGCAGAGCTCGTCCTACGTGATCATCTCGCTGAGAAAGCTCTTTGACCGCACCCTGGCCCTGATGTCCCTGCAACCGCCCAGACCGAGGCCCCACAACGAATTGATCGCCAGTACTTTGGCAGATGTCGTCTAG
- the LOC119560001 gene encoding circadian clock-controlled protein daywake — protein MSQQWLSNCARHLICLAGILLFAAHLANASSQIDVDADLRHMLGRCHTTDEDFNECMRQVFNDLRAYFTTGVPDYNIKPFDPHHCTYVELRRGDSHGLGSFRLILRNVSEFGWARSEVTKFHADPEDRRIVYTQYFPDKSLEGEYEFAAKMLGTDMNRKGHWNLTLYDYSQTTSVRRIGDPGSLIKVHVEVDRIGGMELHIENLLHGQPLNQLADGVINSMWQLGLPFIKPMINELVSTAFTDIFNESFRYFPLEKFLAT, from the exons ATGTCGCAACAGTGGCTCTCAAACTGTGCCAgacatttaatttgtttggcGGGGATCTTGCTCTTTGCCGCTCACCTGGCAAACGCCTCCAGCCAGATCGATGTGGATGCGGATCTTAGGCACATGCTGGGCCGTTGCCATACGACAGACGAGGACTTCAACGAGTGCATGCGGCAGGTGTTCAACGATCTGAGGGCCTACTTTACTACAG GTGTGCCCGACTACAACATCAAGCCCTTTGACCCACATCACTGTACCTATGTTGAGCTGCGCCGAGGTGACTCCCATGGTCTGGGCAGCTTTCGACTCATCTTGCGCAATGTCTCCGAGTTCGGATGGGCGCGATCCGAGGTGACCAAGTTCCATGCCGATCCCGAGGACAGGCGTATTGTCTACACTCAGTATTTCCCGGATAAAAGTCTGGAGGGAGAGTACGAGTTCGCCGCCAAGATGCTGGGCACGGATATGAACCGAAAAGGCCACTGGAACCTCACACTCTACGACTACAG TCAAACCACCAGCGTGCGACGCATCGGGGACCCGGGCTCACTGATCAAAGTCCACGTCGAGGTGGATCGCATCGGCGGAATGGAGCTGCACATTGAGAATCTGCTGCACGGACAGCCACTTAACCAACTGGCCGATGGCGTTATCAACAGCATGTGGCAACTGGGACTGCCGTTCATCAAGCCGATGATTAACGAGTTGGTCAGCACAGCATTTACGGACATTTTCAACGAGTCCTTCCGATATTTTCCCCTCGAGAAGTTCCTCGCCACGTGA
- the LOC119560112 gene encoding protein archease-like, translating to MEVEFSKENFLLPEVKYEYLDHTADVQIHGWGTSLKEAFEQCGVAMFGYMTELDYVSVEQCFEIEAQGDDLEGLLFHFLDELLFLFSAEPNLVCKKLEITKFDMETFEISCRCYGEPFELGKHPQGTEVKAITYSAMQIVQDPEASNYEVFVIIDI from the exons ATGGAGGTGGAGTTCAGCAAGGAGAACTTTCTGCTGCCGGAGGTGAAGTACGAGT ACCTGGATCACACGGCGGATGTTCA AATTCACGGCTGGGGGACGAGTCTGAAAGAGGCGTTCGAACAGTGCGGAGTGGCCATGTTTGGATACATGACAGAACTGGACTACGTGTCCGTGGAGCAGTGCTTTGAAATTGAAGCGCAGGGCGACGACCTGGAGGGACTACTCTTCCACTTTCTCGACGAGCTGCTCTTCCTGTTCTCCGCCGAACCGAATCTGGTATGCAAAAAGCTGGAGATAACCAAGTTCGATATGGAAACCTTCGAGATCTCCTGCCGTTGTTACGGGGAACCCTTCGAGCTGGGAAAACATCCGCAGGGCACCGAGGTGAAGGCAATCACGTACTCGGCCATGCAGATCGTTCAGGACCCGGAGGCCAGCAACTACGAGGTGTTTGTGATAATTGACATTTGA